One Ahaetulla prasina isolate Xishuangbanna chromosome 1, ASM2864084v1, whole genome shotgun sequence DNA window includes the following coding sequences:
- the BLTP2 gene encoding bridge-like lipid transfer protein family member 2 translates to MAVPVLGAFLLVLLVLLGGLCLGRWLLYILITNWCRRRLQAELRIQSFWVFGIQNLSLKFQEEQQTVEIDSIWISSRLLNHDVPRYLALCFGEVRIRVDLQKSPHLQPPEPLAPDPADGAQEEALSLGPSLLQLLSQLCSFHVDSVNVMVLHVAASESLWHVQVSRSQVLLGCDGRSVACELTCGQVNSKVLKSSQQDDACLAELSLALSVSLDISLGKQQLQSVALGVWSLHAELHEGLFHSELLRRMGGSPRKGADSPKALALGPSPLGLAGLKYVPSRLKVDLETTSLVLSMNSQKRHLTWTLKRLHFAHQCDEEQIPLRSFTPTCDLPQMSIELVLEDGLLLSQSRQRIVCLNLLKASLQVMAIDISVAVMVNTCIVHYRHQEFSHWVGMLASAEQTPGWPLSARGPGGRMPQILATIILSASVSNVNLSVQLGDTPPFALGFNSISVDYQHLRPQSVHQRAVLAVDHFCWRVGADSHIQRAPHPPNMHVWGEAFILDSFNLQGSYNQPLGTSSTHADTLFLDCTLRGLQLESSDACADCLSRLLLLLQPREPGSQEPLGELPPALGEEFGVLWKVDLKVEDVNLFTLSSLAGATEFRVDTLTTLGSAESCTISIQGVALSLVKSLAEKMQPCCKAPAIPSPVAGLAALCLTYRSSIRSLEVQCGDNLTLLWSPATHMYLFEHLLATRRCCETLQSLLSPQKPTSLPQQDPEGRLPAQDGAPFPEGPAPRRQLGLTLEFSSLKVTAFVSESRYLSLAAERLLLNRHGASLHAYCPGLVAGFDGNSILVLKEVELQALPELEEMILHRGPFPTLCTLRNRVWALSCAGVAVEFPYQYDFSATLDEALGVQKWLKGLHGRKAAGGTPPHPLPPDLLLKVQHFSWVFLDDVFEVKLRDNYELMKDESKESAKRLHLLDAKVAALRKQHGELLPARKIEELYASLEKKNIEIYLQRSHRLYANTPMRKALITWTMCSLELVALADEAFSGAERVLQQSRDMDAASPFPPEGLELLTHWCRMVKGSVKTFFVRIRDYPRYLFEIRDWRLSGRLAGAETPGQPCSRRRQKLELGAPWGPVTVERNMPPLKFYHDFCSEVYQFTIVWGPCWDPAWTLIGQAIDLLTKASEDPSPPLPWWDKSRLLLHGDWHMDIEQASLHQVATEDPYNTTENLHWEWSRLSFHWRPGQFVFKGDLDVNVRTASKYDDCCFLHLPQLCMTLDLTWLCHGNPHDHHSVVLRSPEFLPEVPVGQQYDSFRAFRSENLNLAIRMDLTRPSGEASQPRILLYSSTLRWMQNFWATWTSVSRPICRGKLFGNLKPSKKKLGQHYRQLSCTALFPKLQIHYWASFAQQRGIQLECGQGHIFTRGTQRLIPQAGTVMRRLISEWSIVQMVSDLSLVNVHLMASPCEENVDHRLDSLVKKTHLLSLSSLTYQRHSLRTAEEEVLLRDGDDVLHTHQLHLVDLRASWTTTNRDIAFGLYDGYKKSAVLKRNLSTEALRGLKIGPQLPAKKPRRGPPPSHQPPLRVVPASSGRTERSPSGGASMLQKLIEETDKFVVFTEEESGVSEQLCGIAACQTDDIFNRNCLIELVNCQMVLRGAETEGCVIVSAAKAQLLQCHHHPAWYGDTLKQKTSWTCLLDGMQYFATTESSPSEREDVQLWLEVKNIEEHPQRTLDSVQELMESGQAVGGMVSTTTDWNQPHEVQPTQQVQRIISRCSCRMYYISYSHDINPELATQIKPPELPANPEKDDLLKKQEGAVDTFTLIHHDLEISTNPAQYAMILDIVNNLLLHVEPKRKEHSEKKQRVRFQLEISSNPEEQRSSILHLQEAVRQHVAQIRLLEKQMYSVMKSLQDDGRNESLLEHNQKLQQQLSQEKATLQQESEDLNILIRCFKDFQLQRANKMELRKQLEDVSVARRTEFYFAQARWRLTEEDGQLGIAEVELQRFLYSKINKSDDTAEHLLELGWVTMNNLLPNAVYKVVLRPQSACQSGRQLALRIFSKVRPPVGGISIKEHFEVNVVPLTIQLTHQFFHRMMGFFFPGRNVEEEEVGDEEDKSKLVTTGMPVVKPRQLMVSEDSLGSGKGMGQGLNRTSGVRRSFRKTPEYPVDDIDKMKERAAMNNSFIYIKIPQVPLCVSYKGEKNSVDWGDLNLVLPCLEYHNNTWTWLDFAMAVKRDSRKALVAQVIKEKLRLKPAVGTESRARQESKLEGPVQQQEEDEKARLLIGLSVGEKNPGKKSIFSRRK, encoded by the exons GAGATCGACAGCATCTGGATCTCCAGCAGGCTCCTGAACCATGATGTGCC GCGCTACCTGGCCCTGTGCTTTGGAGAGGTGCGCATCCGGGTGGATCTGCAGAAGTCCCCTCACCTGCAGCCCCCGGAGCCCTTGGCCCCCGACCCTGCCGACGGGGCCCAAGAAGAGGCGCTGTCCCTGGGGCCCTCGCTGCTGCAGCTGCTCAGCCAG ctCTGCTCCTTCCACGTGGACTCGGTCAACGTGATGGTGCTGCACGTGGCTGCCTCGGAGTCCCTGTGGCATGTCCAGGTGTCCAGGTCCCAGGTCTTGCTGGGCTGTGATGGCAGGAG CGTGGCCTGTGAGCTGACCTGTGGCCAGGTGAACAGCAAAGTGCTGAAGAGCAGCCAGCAG GACGACGCCTGCCTGGCTGAGCTCTCCCTGGCGCTCTCGGTCTCCCTGGACATCAGCCTGGGCAAGCAGCAGCTGCAGAGCGTGGCCCTGGGGGTCTGGAGCCTCCATGCCGAGCTGCACGAGGGGCTCTTCCACAGCGAGCTGCTGCGGCGCATGGGTGGCAGTCCCCGGAAGGGGGCAG ATTCCCCGAAGGCTCTCGCACTGGGTCCCTCCCCCCTGGGCCTGGCCGGCCTGAAGTACGTCCCCTCTCGGCTGAAGGTGGATCTGGAGACCACCAGCCTGGTTCTCTCCATGAACAGCCAGAAGAG gcACCTCACCTGGACCCTGAAGCGGCTGCATTTCGCCCACCAGTGCGATGAGGAGCAAATCCCCCTCCGGAGCTTCACGCCCACCTGCGACCTGCCCCAGATGAGCATCGAGTTGGTGCTGGAAG ACGGGCTGCTGCTGTCGCAAAGCCGCCAACGCATCGTGTGCCTCAACCTGCTGAAGGCCAGCCTGCAG GTCATGGCCATCGACATCTCCGTGGCCGTCATGGTCAACACCTGCATCGTCCACTACCGGCACCAGGAGTTCTCCCACTGGGTGGGCATGCTGGCCTCGGCGGAGCAGACCCCAGGATGGCCTCTCTCGGCCAGGGGGCCCGGCGGCAG gatGCCGCAGATCCTGGCCACCATCATCCTCAGCGCTTCAGTGTCCAACGTCAACCTCTCCGTGCAGCTGGGAGACACCCCACCGTTCGCCCTGGGCTTCAACTCCATCTCCGTGG ATTACCAGCACTTGCGTCCTCAGAGCGTCCACCAGAGGGCCGTGCTGGCCGTCGACCACTTCTGCTGGCGGGTGGGGGCAGACTCGCACATCCAGCgggccccccaccccccgaacATGCATGTCTGGGGAGAAGCTTTCATCCTGGACTCCTTCAACCTTCAG GGCAGCTACAACCAGCCGCTGGGGACGTCCAGCACCCACGCGGACACCCTCTTCCTGGATTGCACCCTCCGTGGGCTGCAGCTGGAGTCCTCGGACGCCTGCGCCGACTGCCTCTCCCGGCTGCTGCTGCTCTTGCAGCCTCGGGAGCCCGGCTCTCAGGAACCCCTGGGGGAGCTGCCCCCCGCTCTGGGGGAGGAATTTGGGGTGCTTTGGAAGGTGGACCTGAAGGTAGAGGACGTCAACCTCTTTACGCTGTCGAGCTTGGCAG GGGCCACAGAGTTTCGGGTGGACACCTTGACCACGCTGGGCAGTGCCgagagctgcaccatcagcattCAGGGGGTGGCTCTGTCCCTGGTCAAGAGCCTGGCGGAGAAGATGCAGCCCTGTTGCAAAGCCCCTGCCATCCCCAGCCCCGTGGCTGGCCTGGCCGCCCTGTGCCTCACCTACCGCAGCAGCATCCGCTCTCTGGAG GTGCAATGCGGAGACAACCTGACGCTGCTCTGGAGCCCAGCCACCCACATGTACCTGTTCGAGCACCTGCTGGCCACCCGGCGCTGCTGCGAGACGCTGCAAAGCTTGCTGTCGCCCCAAAAACCCACCTCCCTTCCCCAGCAGGACCCTGAAGGCCGGCTCCCTGCCCAGGACGGGGCTCCCTTCCCAGAGGGCCCAGCCCCCAGGAGGCAGCTGGGGCTGACCTTGGAGTTCAGCTCTCTGAAGGTGACCGCCTTCGTGTCAGAGAGCCGCTACTTGAGCCTGGCGGCCGAGCGGCTTTTGCTCAACCGACACGGTGCGTCCCTCCACGCCTACTGTCCCGGACTGGTGGCCGGCTTTGACGGCAACAGCATCCTGGTCTTGAAGGAGGTGGAGCTGCAGGCCCTGCCGGAGCTGGAGGAAATGATCCTGCACCGCGGCCCCTTCCCCACCCTCTGCACTTTGCGCAACCGCGTCTGGGCCCTCTCCTGTGCCGGCGTGGCGGTGGAATTCCCCTACCAGTACGACTTCTCAGCTACGTTGGACGAGGCGCTGGGCGTGCAGAAGTGGCTGAAGGGACTCCACGGGCGGAAGGCCGCCGGCGGGACCCCACCCCATCCCTTGCCGCCCGACCTGCTGCTCAAGGTCCAGCACTTCTCCTGGGTCTTCCTGGACGACGTCTTCGAGGTGAAGCTGCGCGACAACTACGAGCTGATGAAGGACGAGAGCAAGGAGAGCGCCAAGCGGCTGCACCTGCTGGACGCCAAGGTGGCCGCCCTGCGCAAGCAGCACGGGGAGCTGCTGCCCGCCCGGAAGATCGAGGAGCTCTATGCCTCCCTGGAGAAGAAGAACATCGAGATCTACCTGCAGCGCTCCCACCGGCTCTACGCCAACACGCCCATGCGCAAAGCGCTGATCACGTGGACCATGTGCAGCTTGGAGCTGGTGGCGCTGGCGGACGAGGCCTTCTCTGGGGCCGAGCGGGTGCTGCAGCAGAGCCGGGACATGGATGCCGCCAGCCCCTTCCCCCCCGAGGGCCTGGAGCTCCTCACCCACTGGTGCCGCATGGTCAAGGGCAGCGTCAAGACCTTCTTTG TGCGGATCCGGGACTACCCGCGTTATTTATTTGAGATCCGGGACTGGAGACTGTCGGGCCGGCTGGCCGGTGCGGAGACCCCTGGACAGCCCTGCTCTCGCCGGCGTCAAAAGCTGGAGCTGGGGGCCCCCTGGGGCCCGGTGACCGTGGAGAGAAACATGCCGCCCTTGAAGTTCTACCACGACTTCTGCT CTGAGGTCTACCAGTTTACCATCGTGTGGGGGCCCTGCTGGGACCCCGCCTGGACCCTGATTGGACAGGCCATCGACCTGCTGACCAAGGCTTCGGAAGACCCCAGCCCGCCCCTCCCCTGGTGGGACAAGAGCCGCCTCCTGCTGCACGGCGACTGGCACATGGATATTGAGCAGGCCAGCCTCCACCAGGTGGCCACGGAG GATCCCTACAACACCACGGAGAACCTGCACTGGGAGTGGAGCCGCCTCTCCTTCCACTGGCGGCCCGGCCAGTTCGTCTTCAAGGGAGACCTGGACGTCAACGTCCGGACAGCGTCCAA GTACGATGACTGCTGCTTCCTTCATCTGCCCCAGCTGTGCATGACGCTGGACCTGACCTGGCTGTGCCACGGGAACCCCCACGACCACCACAGCGTGGTGCTGCGCTCCCCGGAGTTCCTGCCCGAGGTGCCCGTGGGGCAGCAGTACGACTCCTTCCGGGCCTTCCGCTCCGAGAACCTCAACCTGGCCATCCGCATGGACCTCACGCGGCCCAGTGGCG AGGCCTCCCAGCCGCGCATCCTCCTGTACAGCAGCACCCTGCGCTGGATGCAGAACTTCTGGGCCACCTGGACCAGCGTCAGCCGCCCCATCTGCCGCGGGAAGCTCTTCGGCAACCTCAAGCCCAGCAAGAAGAAGCTGGGCCAGCACTACCGCCAGCTCTCCTGCACCGCCCTCTTCCCCAAGCTCCAg ATCCATTACTGGGCCTCCTTTGCCCAGCAGCGTGGCATCCAGCTGGAGTGCGGCCAGGGCCACATCTTCACCCGTGGCACGCAGCGGCTGATTCCTCAGG CCGGCACGGTGATGCGCCGCCTGATCTCCGAGTGGAGCATCGTGCAGATGGTGAGCGATCTCAGCCTGGTGAACGTCCACCTGATGGCCTCCCCCTGCGAGGAGAACGTGGACCACCGCTTGGACTCCCTGGTCAAGAAGACCCACCTGCTGAGCCTCTCCTCCCTCACCTACCAGCGCCACAGCCTCCGCACGGCCGAGGAG GAGGTTCTGCTGCGGGACGGGGACGATGTGCTTCACACCCACCAGCTACACCTGGTGGACCTGCGGGCGTCCTGGACCACCACCAACCGGGACATCGCTTTCGGCCTCTACGACGGTTACAAGAAGTCCGCGGTGCTGAAGCGCAACCTGTCCACCGAGGCCCTGCGGGGGCTGAAGATCGGCCCCCAGTTGCCCGCCAAGAAGCCCAGGCGGGGCCCTCCCCCCAGCCACCAGCCCCCGCTGCGGGTCGTGCCGGCGAGCAGCGGCCGGACGGAGCGAAGCCCCTCTGGAG GGGCCTCCATGTTGCAGAAGCTGATCGAGGAGACAGACAAGTTTGTGGTTTTCACCGAGGAGGAGTCGGGGGTCAGTGAACAGCTGTGCGGGATCGCAGCCTGTCAGACTGATGACATCTTCAACCGCAACTGCCTGATTGAGCTCGTCAACTGTCAG ATGGTTCTCCGTGGGGCCGAGACGGAGGGCTGCGTGATTGTCTCGGCTGCCAAAGCCCAGCTGCTCCAGTGCCACCACCACCCGGCCTGGTACGGGGACACCCTCAAGCAGAAGACCTCCTGGACATGCCTGCTGGACGGCATGCAGTACTTCGCCACCACCGAGAGCAGCCCCTCCGAGCGGGAGGATGTCCAGCTCTGGCTGGAG GTCAAGAACATTGAGGAGCACCCGCAGCGCACCCTGGACTCCGTGCAGGAGCTGATGGAGAGCGGGCAAGCTGTGGGTGGCATGGTCAGCACCACCACAG ATTGGAACCAGCCGCACGAGGTGCAGCCCACACAGCAGGTCCAGCGCATCATTTCGCGCTGCAGCTGCCGCATGTACTACATCAGCTACAGCCACGATATCAACCCCGAGTTGGCCACTCAGATCAAACCGCCGGAGCTGCCTGCCAACCCCGAGAAAGACGATCTTCTCAAGAAGCAGGAAG GAGCCGTGGACACCTTCACGCTGATCCACCATGACCTGGAGATCTCCACCAACCCGGCCCAGTACGCCATGATCCTCGACATCGTCAACAACCTCCTGCTGCACGTGGAGCCCAAGCGGAAG gaGCACAGTGAGAAGAAGCAGCGAGTCCGTTTCCAGCTGGAGATCTCCAGCAATCCGGAGGAACAGCGTAGTAGTATCCTGcacctgcaggaggccgtccgaCAGCACGTGGCCCAGATCCGGCTCCTGGAGAAGCAGATGTACTCGGTCATGAAG TCCTTGCAGGACGATGGGCGGAACGAGTCACTGCTGGAGCACAACCAGAAGCTGCAGCAGCAGCTGAGCCAGGAAAAGGCCACCTTGCAACAGGAGAGCGAGGACCTGAACATCCTAATCAG GTGCTTTAAGGACTTCCAGCTGCAGAGGGCCAACAAAATGGAGCTGCGCAAACAGCTGGAGGACGTCAGTGTTGCTCGCCGGACCGAGTTCTACTTTGCCCAGGCCCGCTGGCGCTTGACCGAAGAGGACGGGCAGCTGGGCATCGCGGAGGTGGAGCTGCAGCGCTTCCTCTACAGCAAG ATAAACAAATCGGACGACACAGCCGAGCATctcctggagctgggctgggTGACCATGAACAACCTGCTGCCCAACGCTGTGTACAAG GTGGTCCTGCGGCCCCAGAGCGCCTGCCAGTCGGGACGCCAGCTGGCCCTGCGGATTTTCAGCAAGGTCCGGCCACCGGTGGGCGGCATTTCCATCAAGGAACACTTTGAG GTCAACGTGGTGCCGCTAACCATCCAGCTGACGCACCAGTTCTTCCACCGCATGATGGGGTTCTTCTTCCCCGGACGCaacgtggaggaggaggaggtgggcgaCGAAGAGGACAAGTCCAAGCTGGTGACCACGG GCATGCCAGTGGTCAAGCCGCGGCAGCTGATGGTCTCCGAAGACTCGCTGGGCTCCGGGAAAGGCATGGGCCAAGGGCTGAACCGGACATCAGGGGTCAGGCGCTCCTTCCGCAAAACACCCGAG TACCCGGTGGACGACATTGACAAGATGAAGGAGCGGGCGGCCATGAACAATTCCTTCATCTACATCAAGATCCCGCAGGTGCCCCTCTGCGTCAGCTACAAG GGAGAGAAGAACAGTGTGGACTGGGGGGATCTCAATCTGGTGCTGCCGTGTCTCGAGTACCACAACAACACCTGGACGTGGCTGGATTTTGCTATGGCGGTGAAGCGAGACAGCCGAAAGGCCCTGGTGGCCCAG gtcaTCAAAGAGAAGCTGCGCCTGAAGCCAGCGGTGGGCACGGAGTCCCGGGCGAGGCAGGAGAGCAAGCTGGAGGGGCCGgtgcagcagcaggaggaggacgaGAAGGCCCGGCTGCTGATCGGGCTGAGCGTGGGCGAGAAGAACCCGGGCAAGAAGTCCATCTTCAGCCGGCGCAAGTGA